A portion of the Oreochromis niloticus isolate F11D_XX linkage group LG10, O_niloticus_UMD_NMBU, whole genome shotgun sequence genome contains these proteins:
- the mks1 gene encoding tectonic-like complex member MKS1 isoform X2, with the protein MTDCWNTDTGEAVYRSRDAIKNLRIKVRIERVTSTSALSQHLQQQFLSRQDRGAIELETLSSQGQTGDNEEELVVGWQEKFFSQYEMELFQNEAACQTPLDRQYHTEVKALNRGKGRRNRRIFTYSDHDRYTSCLPLHQLHATDIFTTKSNPTFLAERMASVRHRRQERRTMDSSVPKSKIINWEPTEEFVRSRHVVNNVMQTMHIMGDLGPSGRLGQKENECLLVTIKTDGCGTVIVKPDFNKGKEPYRIVTEGERREVWRLTVENVSGSMKPEDKVREQNMYKDLYIRHKEYLNSLVGQDFEMPPLGILRYMMNGEIVSAQGFEYDNLYIHFFMELPNNWSSRPFQSMSGVTQTCRTKTLGKENVAFFSYPFNFEAFYMTEKESDHSVPQWPVLYFKVLSLDSWQRYRTEGYGYLLFPAMPGKHTMTCHTWRPLQMGTVSALRRFFIGGSPELEDHSYVRIPGTFKGERLSRFGFCTETTGSVTFNLNCIQQARAFVDTAMLKKRRQRVFDQLGGFSQQGAVCTILEAFQRARKKMQEARKSLPQDLISSASQLQIESSA; encoded by the exons ATGACAGACTGCTGGAACACAGACACCGGAGAAGCTGTCTATCGGTCCCGGGATGCTATCAAAAACTTGAGAATAAA GGTGCGCATAGAGAGAGTGACCTCCACATCAGCTCTCTCTCAGCATCTCCAACAGCAGTTTCTGTCCCGGCAAGACAGAGGAGCAATTGAACTGGAAACACTGTCATCACAAGGCCAGACAG GTGATAATGAAGAGGAGCTAGTGGTTGGCTGGCAGGAGAAATTCTTCAGTCAG TATGAAATGGAGCTGTTCCAGAACGAAGCAGCATGTCAGACTCCTCTGGACCGTCAGTACCACACAGAAGTCAAAGCCCTCAACAGGGGCAAGGGTCGACGCAATCGCCGAATTTTCACATACTCCGATCATGACCGTTACACTAGCTGCCTTCCATTACATCAGCTG CATGCTACTGACATATTTACCACCAAATCCAACCCAACCTTCCTGGCTGAGAGGATGGCCAGTGTGAGACACAGACGTCAAGAAAGACGCACCAT GGATTCCAGTGTCCCAAAGTCAAAAATCATCAACTGGGAGCCCACAGAGGAGTTTGTGAGGAGCAGGCATGTGGTCAATAATGTCATGCAGACCATGCACATCATGGGGGACCTGGGCCCCAGTGGAAG GCTGGGTCAGAAAGAGAATGAATGTTTGCTGGTAACTATAAAAACCGATGGCTGTGGAACAGTGATTGTAAAACCTGATTTTAACAAAGGCAAAGAGCCCTACAG GATTGTAACAGAGGGGGAGAGGAGAGAAGTTTGGCGTCTCACTGTTGAGAATGTATCGGGATCTATGAAACCTGAGGACAAGGTCAGGGAGCAGAACATGTACAAAGAT CTGTACATAAGGCACAAGGAGTACTTAAATAGCCTCGTGGGACAGGACTTTGAAATG CCTCCTCTAGGTATTCTGCGTTACATGATGAATGGAGAGATAG TCTCAGCTCAAGGCTTTGAATATGATAACTTGTACATCCACTTCTTTATGGAACTGCCCAACA atTGGTCCAGCCGGCCATTCCAGTCTATGTCAGGGGTTACCCAGACCTGTCGGACTAAAACATTAGGGAAG GAAAACGTAGCTTTCTTTAGCTACCCCTTCAACTTCGAGGCTTTCTACATGACCGAAAAAGAGAGTGACC ACTCAGTCCCTCAGTGGCCAGTGCTCTACTTCAAGGTTCTTTCACTGGACTCCTGGCAGCGTTATCGAACTGAAGGCTATGGCTATCTGCTGTTTCCTGCCATGCCTG GTAAACACACGATGACATGCCACACATGGAGACCCCTTCAGATGGGGACGGTTTCTGCACTCAGGCGCTTCTTTATTGGAGGTTCTCCAGAGCTTGAGGACCACAGCTACGTCAGAATACCAGGGACATTCAAG GGGGAGAGGCTGAGTCGCTTTGGCTTCTGCACTGAAACCACAGGAAGTGTCACTTTTAATCTCAACTGCATTCAGCAAGCCAG GGCCTTTGTTGATACTGCCATGCTGAAGAAGAGGAGGCAGAGAGTTTTTGACCAGCTGGGAGGATTTAGTCAGCAAGGAGCTGTTTGCACCATCCTGG AGGCCTTTCAGAGGGCCAGGAAAAAGATGCAAGAAGCCCGAAAAAGTCTTCCACAAGACCTGATCAGCAGCGCATCCCAGCTACAAATCGAATCCTCTGCTTAA
- the mks1 gene encoding tectonic-like complex member MKS1 isoform X1, giving the protein MTDCWNTDTGEAVYRSRDAIKNLRIKVRIERVTSTSALSQHLQQQFLSRQDRGAIELETLSSQGQTGDNEEELVVGWQEKFFSQYEMELFQNEAACQTPLDRQYHTEVKALNRGKGRRNRRIFTYSDHDRYTSCLPLHQLQHATDIFTTKSNPTFLAERMASVRHRRQERRTMDSSVPKSKIINWEPTEEFVRSRHVVNNVMQTMHIMGDLGPSGRLGQKENECLLVTIKTDGCGTVIVKPDFNKGKEPYRIVTEGERREVWRLTVENVSGSMKPEDKVREQNMYKDLYIRHKEYLNSLVGQDFEMPPLGILRYMMNGEIVSAQGFEYDNLYIHFFMELPNNWSSRPFQSMSGVTQTCRTKTLGKENVAFFSYPFNFEAFYMTEKESDHSVPQWPVLYFKVLSLDSWQRYRTEGYGYLLFPAMPGKHTMTCHTWRPLQMGTVSALRRFFIGGSPELEDHSYVRIPGTFKGERLSRFGFCTETTGSVTFNLNCIQQARAFVDTAMLKKRRQRVFDQLGGFSQQGAVCTILEAFQRARKKMQEARKSLPQDLISSASQLQIESSA; this is encoded by the exons ATGACAGACTGCTGGAACACAGACACCGGAGAAGCTGTCTATCGGTCCCGGGATGCTATCAAAAACTTGAGAATAAA GGTGCGCATAGAGAGAGTGACCTCCACATCAGCTCTCTCTCAGCATCTCCAACAGCAGTTTCTGTCCCGGCAAGACAGAGGAGCAATTGAACTGGAAACACTGTCATCACAAGGCCAGACAG GTGATAATGAAGAGGAGCTAGTGGTTGGCTGGCAGGAGAAATTCTTCAGTCAG TATGAAATGGAGCTGTTCCAGAACGAAGCAGCATGTCAGACTCCTCTGGACCGTCAGTACCACACAGAAGTCAAAGCCCTCAACAGGGGCAAGGGTCGACGCAATCGCCGAATTTTCACATACTCCGATCATGACCGTTACACTAGCTGCCTTCCATTACATCAGCTG CAGCATGCTACTGACATATTTACCACCAAATCCAACCCAACCTTCCTGGCTGAGAGGATGGCCAGTGTGAGACACAGACGTCAAGAAAGACGCACCAT GGATTCCAGTGTCCCAAAGTCAAAAATCATCAACTGGGAGCCCACAGAGGAGTTTGTGAGGAGCAGGCATGTGGTCAATAATGTCATGCAGACCATGCACATCATGGGGGACCTGGGCCCCAGTGGAAG GCTGGGTCAGAAAGAGAATGAATGTTTGCTGGTAACTATAAAAACCGATGGCTGTGGAACAGTGATTGTAAAACCTGATTTTAACAAAGGCAAAGAGCCCTACAG GATTGTAACAGAGGGGGAGAGGAGAGAAGTTTGGCGTCTCACTGTTGAGAATGTATCGGGATCTATGAAACCTGAGGACAAGGTCAGGGAGCAGAACATGTACAAAGAT CTGTACATAAGGCACAAGGAGTACTTAAATAGCCTCGTGGGACAGGACTTTGAAATG CCTCCTCTAGGTATTCTGCGTTACATGATGAATGGAGAGATAG TCTCAGCTCAAGGCTTTGAATATGATAACTTGTACATCCACTTCTTTATGGAACTGCCCAACA atTGGTCCAGCCGGCCATTCCAGTCTATGTCAGGGGTTACCCAGACCTGTCGGACTAAAACATTAGGGAAG GAAAACGTAGCTTTCTTTAGCTACCCCTTCAACTTCGAGGCTTTCTACATGACCGAAAAAGAGAGTGACC ACTCAGTCCCTCAGTGGCCAGTGCTCTACTTCAAGGTTCTTTCACTGGACTCCTGGCAGCGTTATCGAACTGAAGGCTATGGCTATCTGCTGTTTCCTGCCATGCCTG GTAAACACACGATGACATGCCACACATGGAGACCCCTTCAGATGGGGACGGTTTCTGCACTCAGGCGCTTCTTTATTGGAGGTTCTCCAGAGCTTGAGGACCACAGCTACGTCAGAATACCAGGGACATTCAAG GGGGAGAGGCTGAGTCGCTTTGGCTTCTGCACTGAAACCACAGGAAGTGTCACTTTTAATCTCAACTGCATTCAGCAAGCCAG GGCCTTTGTTGATACTGCCATGCTGAAGAAGAGGAGGCAGAGAGTTTTTGACCAGCTGGGAGGATTTAGTCAGCAAGGAGCTGTTTGCACCATCCTGG AGGCCTTTCAGAGGGCCAGGAAAAAGATGCAAGAAGCCCGAAAAAGTCTTCCACAAGACCTGATCAGCAGCGCATCCCAGCTACAAATCGAATCCTCTGCTTAA